A window from Streptomyces sp. NBC_00299 encodes these proteins:
- a CDS encoding ECF subfamily RNA polymerase sigma factor, BldN family gives MYPHVGVDASGLATLRATVHNLLRGFVPTAYAVPALAVTTVPVGPCYALADGSAAVGRRGRSAGAATARRPAADSDSARMMDLVERAQAGEADAFGRLYDQYSDTVYRYIYYRVGGKATAEDLTSETFLRALRRIGTFTWQGRDFGAWLVTIARNLVADHFKSSRFRLEVTTGEMLDANEVERSPEDSVLESLSNAALLEAVRRLNPQQQECVTLRFLQGLSVAETARVMGKNEGAIKTLQYRAVRTLARLLPEDAR, from the coding sequence GTGTACCCACACGTCGGGGTTGACGCCTCGGGCCTGGCTACGCTGCGCGCAACGGTCCACAACCTGTTGCGCGGCTTCGTCCCCACCGCGTACGCCGTCCCCGCCCTCGCCGTAACCACCGTGCCCGTAGGCCCGTGCTACGCGCTCGCCGACGGCAGCGCCGCCGTCGGCAGACGCGGACGCTCGGCCGGCGCGGCAACCGCCCGCCGGCCGGCCGCGGACAGCGACAGCGCTCGAATGATGGATCTCGTGGAACGCGCGCAGGCCGGCGAGGCCGACGCGTTCGGCCGGCTCTACGACCAGTACAGCGACACCGTCTATCGCTACATCTATTACCGGGTGGGAGGTAAGGCCACCGCCGAGGACCTCACCAGCGAGACCTTTCTGCGCGCACTCCGCCGGATCGGCACCTTCACCTGGCAGGGCCGGGACTTCGGCGCCTGGCTCGTCACCATCGCCCGCAACCTCGTCGCCGACCACTTCAAGTCCAGCCGCTTCCGGCTCGAGGTGACCACCGGCGAGATGCTCGACGCCAACGAGGTCGAGCGCTCCCCGGAGGACTCCGTCCTGGAGTCCCTTTCCAACGCCGCCCTCCTCGAGGCCGTACGACGCCTCAACCCGCAACAGCAGGAGTGCGTCACCCTCCGATTCCTCCAGGGCCTCTCGGTCGCCGAGACCGCCCGCGTCATGGGCAAGAACGAGGGCGCCATCAAGACCCTCCAGTACCGCGCCGTACGCACCCTCGCCCGGCTACTCCCGGAAGACGCCCGCTGA